One window of Nocardia nova SH22a genomic DNA carries:
- a CDS encoding PKD domain-containing protein: MSAITSLVGDYPDFPIKEAGLGTAYVDKDDRQDGERSVRVVHGGFRDSETRFQFYFPESGRPGRMIQYLEGGHGGHESLIGASEATSWLLDFAFDEVDAYLVESNQGHFPGPDAGFADELQSFGASAESARFSWHLAEILFGARPQYSYVFGVSGGGARTMSCIEYRPDVWDGAAPHLAPSGGHRGSFWAAAYFWLTCRHRIQEISDALAPGGSGDPFSLLTIEEGEGLECALRHGLPGGAVNQVWPIRPWLWGLATDAQRDPYYHDFWYKRGYVGHDAPERLAAHVERYDARITSVLGADETNTTMGTRFATAGAVSAERTAVTLDRVPADTTRLYGAIVTIKSGAAAGRMLPITEVDGEFLSVSPESDREMWSGVRPGDEVSVDNSAFLALCHRWMHMLDLPDSGRFPDEWRGLSKWVVAGEPMYPQIPAPAVENGEPPGGQSGAFDGKVIHVNCVYDGLIWANAALAWRRKVERSLGNGIDAQYRMWWGEHMSHVEPSLLTLITPEKDGGTWDARLCRYDGLTEEALRSLIKWVEHGEAPLASTAFELSDEGEVFLPGAADRRGGPQPVVTVTADGEDRATVRVGEPVRLSGRAIQPPGAGSIIWTSWDFEGRGDRSAQTVPDGEPVQVTAEATHAFDHPGTYFVTFRAAGHSEGARGKGLGVENIARCRVVVTP, encoded by the coding sequence ATGTCGGCGATCACTAGCTTGGTGGGGGACTATCCGGATTTCCCGATCAAGGAAGCGGGGCTGGGAACGGCCTACGTGGACAAGGACGATCGGCAGGACGGTGAACGTTCCGTCCGCGTGGTCCACGGCGGATTCCGTGATTCCGAGACGCGTTTTCAATTCTATTTTCCGGAATCCGGTCGTCCGGGCCGGATGATTCAGTATCTCGAAGGCGGTCACGGCGGTCACGAGAGCCTGATCGGAGCCTCCGAGGCGACGTCGTGGCTGCTCGATTTCGCGTTCGACGAGGTCGACGCCTATCTCGTGGAGTCGAACCAGGGCCACTTCCCGGGACCCGATGCCGGTTTCGCCGACGAACTGCAGAGCTTCGGAGCGAGCGCGGAGTCAGCGCGTTTCTCCTGGCATCTCGCCGAGATCCTCTTCGGTGCACGACCGCAGTACTCCTACGTATTCGGAGTATCCGGGGGCGGGGCTCGGACGATGTCCTGTATCGAGTATCGGCCCGACGTCTGGGACGGTGCGGCCCCGCACCTGGCTCCCTCCGGCGGACACCGCGGTTCGTTCTGGGCTGCGGCCTACTTCTGGCTGACCTGCCGGCACCGGATTCAGGAGATCTCCGATGCGCTGGCTCCCGGGGGATCGGGCGATCCGTTCTCCCTCTTGACGATCGAAGAAGGCGAGGGCCTGGAATGCGCGCTGCGGCACGGCCTTCCGGGCGGTGCGGTGAATCAGGTGTGGCCGATCAGGCCGTGGCTGTGGGGCCTCGCAACCGATGCCCAGCGCGATCCGTACTACCACGACTTCTGGTACAAGCGAGGCTACGTCGGACACGATGCGCCGGAACGGCTCGCCGCGCACGTCGAAAGATACGACGCACGAATCACATCGGTTCTCGGCGCCGACGAGACGAATACGACGATGGGCACTCGCTTCGCCACGGCGGGGGCAGTGTCCGCCGAGCGTACGGCAGTGACTCTCGATCGGGTGCCCGCCGATACCACCCGTCTGTACGGGGCGATCGTCACGATCAAGTCCGGCGCGGCCGCAGGACGGATGCTGCCGATCACCGAGGTGGACGGCGAATTCCTCAGTGTGAGCCCGGAGAGCGATCGGGAGATGTGGTCCGGCGTTCGACCCGGCGACGAGGTATCGGTCGACAACTCCGCCTTCCTCGCGCTGTGCCACCGGTGGATGCACATGCTCGATCTGCCGGATTCCGGACGGTTCCCCGACGAATGGCGGGGACTGTCGAAATGGGTGGTCGCCGGCGAGCCGATGTACCCCCAGATCCCGGCACCCGCGGTCGAGAACGGCGAGCCGCCGGGCGGGCAGAGCGGTGCCTTCGACGGCAAGGTCATCCACGTCAACTGCGTGTACGACGGTCTGATCTGGGCCAACGCCGCGCTGGCGTGGAGGCGCAAGGTCGAGCGGAGCCTGGGCAATGGCATCGACGCGCAGTATCGGATGTGGTGGGGCGAGCACATGAGCCATGTGGAGCCGTCGCTCCTGACGCTGATCACCCCCGAGAAGGACGGGGGCACATGGGATGCGCGGCTGTGCCGCTACGACGGGTTGACCGAGGAAGCTCTCCGCTCACTGATCAAGTGGGTCGAGCACGGCGAGGCCCCGCTGGCGAGCACCGCCTTCGAGCTCTCGGACGAAGGCGAGGTCTTCCTGCCGGGCGCCGCCGACCGGCGCGGCGGCCCGCAGCCGGTCGTGACGGTGACCGCCGACGGTGAGGATCGTGCGACCGTGCGGGTGGGTGAGCCGGTCCGACTGTCGGGCCGCGCGATTCAGCCACCCGGGGCGGGAAGCATCATCTGGACCTCCTGGGACTTCGAGGGCCGGGGTGATCGCAGTGCGCAAACCGTCCCCGACGGCGAACCCGTGCAGGTCACGGCCGAGGCGACCCATGCCTTCGACCATCCCGGCACCTACTTCGTGACGTTCCGAGCCGCCGGTCACAGCGAAGGCGCCCGCGGGAAGGGACTCGGCGTCGAGAACATCGCCCGGTGCCGCGTCGTCGTGACGCCGTGA
- a CDS encoding carboxylesterase/lipase family protein has translation MSIRVETTYGVLEGTEADGVAVFKGIPFAAAPVGERRWAPPEPPEPWEGVLPADEFGPSCPQLSMSGGPFALFSVDGPQDEDCLYLNVWTPHTDDERRPVLFWIHGGGFNSGSASNPLYDGRHLARRGDVVVVTTSYRVGPFGFLNLDRVTGGAIPSTGNEGLLDQVAALKWVRDNIAAFGGDPGNVTVFGESAGGWSAAALMAMPSAKGLFHKAIAQSGVAHPGLEIEYANELAQEFIDHVDVSSRDAEGLRSLSADDLIAAAPNALRNATADPGSGDRFLRHVVDGQVLPRQIVEEVADGSSRDVPVIIGTTRDEITNLFVIDGYAGPESPLVKTRRFLPPGVDPVELLPVYREARRARSARDTEADLAGAIATDSVRVPSTRFLDAHRRHQPATYSYMFTWTRPTGDGGHGASHGSEIGYVFGTYDLDDEHAAAWGAGPAARALSEAMMDAWGAFARTGDPSTAALGSWPAYGDARRTMMLGERIHVLDAPLEEERRAWDRYSNADLARPGFGSLVEEEDAHVGDH, from the coding sequence GTGAGCATCAGGGTCGAGACCACATACGGAGTGCTCGAGGGAACCGAAGCCGACGGCGTCGCCGTCTTCAAGGGCATCCCGTTCGCGGCTGCGCCCGTCGGGGAGCGACGGTGGGCGCCGCCGGAGCCCCCGGAGCCTTGGGAGGGCGTCCTTCCGGCCGACGAGTTCGGTCCGTCGTGTCCACAACTGTCCATGTCGGGCGGCCCGTTCGCCTTGTTCTCCGTCGACGGTCCACAGGACGAGGATTGCCTGTACCTGAACGTCTGGACGCCGCACACCGACGACGAACGCCGGCCGGTGCTGTTCTGGATCCACGGGGGCGGATTCAACAGCGGGTCCGCGTCGAATCCCCTGTACGACGGCCGGCACCTCGCCCGCCGCGGTGACGTCGTCGTCGTGACGACGAGTTATCGGGTGGGACCGTTCGGGTTCCTGAACCTCGACCGGGTCACCGGCGGTGCGATCCCCTCCACCGGGAACGAGGGTCTGCTCGATCAGGTGGCGGCGCTGAAATGGGTGCGGGACAACATCGCGGCCTTCGGCGGCGATCCCGGCAATGTGACCGTCTTCGGCGAGTCGGCCGGTGGCTGGTCGGCCGCTGCGCTGATGGCGATGCCGAGCGCGAAGGGGTTGTTCCACAAGGCGATTGCGCAAAGTGGTGTGGCACATCCCGGACTGGAGATCGAGTACGCGAACGAGTTGGCGCAGGAGTTCATCGACCACGTCGACGTCTCGTCCCGGGACGCGGAGGGGCTTCGGAGTCTGTCGGCGGACGACCTGATCGCCGCCGCACCGAACGCGTTGCGAAACGCCACCGCCGACCCCGGCAGCGGTGACCGGTTCCTGCGTCACGTCGTGGACGGGCAGGTGCTGCCGCGTCAGATCGTCGAGGAGGTGGCCGACGGCTCGTCTCGCGACGTCCCGGTGATCATCGGGACCACGCGTGACGAGATCACGAACCTCTTCGTGATCGACGGATACGCCGGGCCGGAGTCGCCGCTGGTGAAGACCAGAAGGTTCCTGCCGCCGGGCGTCGACCCGGTCGAACTGCTCCCCGTCTACCGCGAGGCGCGCCGGGCACGGAGTGCGCGGGACACCGAGGCGGATCTGGCCGGCGCCATCGCCACCGACAGCGTGCGGGTCCCGTCGACCCGGTTCCTCGACGCGCATCGACGGCATCAGCCGGCGACCTACTCCTACATGTTCACTTGGACCAGACCGACCGGCGACGGCGGACACGGCGCCTCCCACGGCAGTGAGATCGGATACGTGTTCGGCACTTACGATCTCGACGACGAGCACGCCGCCGCGTGGGGCGCCGGTCCGGCCGCCCGAGCGCTCTCCGAGGCCATGATGGACGCCTGGGGCGCCTTCGCCCGGACCGGCGACCCCTCGACCGCGGCGCTGGGTTCGTGGCCCGCGTACGGCGACGCCCGCCGGACCATGATGCTCGGCGAGCGGATCCATGTCCTCGACGCGCCGCTCGAGGAGGAACGCCGGGCGTGGGACCGCTATTCGAACGCGGATCTCGCCCGCCCGGGCTTCGGCTCCCTCGTGGAAGAGGAAGATGCTCATGTCGGCGATCACTAG
- a CDS encoding alpha/beta hydrolase domain-containing protein has protein sequence MADTRRPVVTGPVTGGRGVPYYRQAVDLAAYDYVEEEYFLEGEAERYVPAPGAEIGRDGHWQAEPVGSAPYKTRIVVYRPADPEKFSGTVFVCWTNVSAGSDTIDGLTVEMLESGCAAVGVSAQPGGVRGVPETRAGLVDWDPERYGALSVPGDDYSFDIFSQAGRAIGPERDRSVDPMGGLPVRNLIAHGSSQSAGRLGAYINAVHPLAHVYDGFVLRLYFGTGTPLEVGDQIATLGGATHAKPGANSAENLIRDDLDVPVMIVNSELEALACRNVRQPDTDRFRWWEVTGSSHVAEQGIKRSIELGRRSSVAVTPGMNRVPIAPVDDAAYHHMAAWVDSGTLPPIAPRIEFDNETIVRDQIGIAEGGIRLPQVRVPLARHDAIPLGDDWLSFVAGSSHPLSAAGILAMYGDEQTYMARFEEAAREAVAAGVLLERDVPALVAEARDDFRRLSGQVVA, from the coding sequence ATGGCTGATACACGACGGCCTGTGGTCACCGGACCGGTCACCGGCGGGCGCGGTGTCCCGTACTACCGGCAAGCGGTCGATCTCGCGGCATACGACTACGTCGAAGAGGAGTACTTCCTCGAAGGCGAGGCAGAACGGTACGTTCCGGCGCCCGGCGCGGAGATCGGCCGAGACGGGCACTGGCAGGCAGAACCGGTCGGGAGCGCCCCGTACAAGACCCGAATCGTCGTGTACCGCCCGGCCGATCCGGAGAAGTTCAGCGGCACGGTCTTCGTGTGCTGGACGAATGTCTCCGCCGGTAGCGACACCATCGACGGGCTCACTGTCGAGATGCTCGAAAGTGGTTGCGCTGCAGTCGGTGTCAGCGCTCAGCCGGGCGGTGTGCGCGGTGTGCCGGAGACCCGCGCGGGTCTGGTCGATTGGGACCCCGAGCGGTACGGGGCACTCTCCGTCCCGGGCGACGACTACTCCTTCGACATCTTCAGCCAGGCCGGACGCGCCATCGGCCCCGAACGCGATCGCTCGGTCGACCCGATGGGCGGCCTGCCGGTCCGCAACCTCATCGCGCACGGAAGTTCGCAGTCCGCTGGACGTCTGGGCGCCTACATCAACGCCGTGCACCCGCTGGCGCACGTCTACGACGGCTTCGTGCTGCGCCTGTACTTCGGAACCGGCACACCGCTCGAGGTCGGGGACCAGATCGCCACGCTGGGCGGCGCGACACATGCGAAACCCGGGGCCAACAGCGCGGAGAACCTCATCCGCGACGATCTCGACGTGCCGGTGATGATCGTCAACTCCGAGCTCGAGGCCCTCGCCTGCCGCAACGTCCGCCAGCCGGACACCGACAGGTTCCGCTGGTGGGAGGTGACCGGCAGTTCACACGTCGCGGAGCAGGGCATCAAGCGCAGCATCGAGCTCGGCCGCCGAAGCAGTGTGGCCGTCACCCCGGGGATGAACCGGGTGCCGATCGCGCCGGTGGACGACGCGGCCTACCACCACATGGCCGCCTGGGTGGACAGCGGCACACTGCCACCGATCGCGCCGCGCATCGAATTCGACAACGAGACGATCGTCCGCGACCAGATCGGCATCGCCGAGGGCGGCATCCGGCTCCCGCAGGTCCGAGTCCCCCTGGCACGGCACGACGCCATCCCGCTCGGTGACGACTGGCTGAGTTTCGTTGCGGGATCCAGTCATCCGCTGTCGGCGGCCGGCATCCTGGCGATGTACGGCGACGAGCAGACCTATATGGCCCGGTTCGAGGAGGCCGCTCGCGAGGCCGTTGCCGCGGGTGTGCTGCTCGAACGCGATGTGCCCGCGCTCGTTGCGGAGGCGCGCGACGATTTCCGGCGACTGTCCGGGCAGGTGGTCGCGTGA
- a CDS encoding alpha/beta hydrolase domain-containing protein: MHNDRKWHPMTNVRTTVVSGPITGGKGRVFFPPLADLDSYGYVEEEFFLEGDAVRYAPCEGAEFGWDGRWRAEPVESAPFKTRIMVYRPADPERFNGTVFVCWNNVSGTIDNMTGLSVEMLESGCAAVGVTVQRSGVHGTPDDRRGLVDWDPERYGTLSHPGDDYSFDIFTQAARAIGPDRDRSVDPMGGLPVRKLIAHGQSQSAGRVATYINAVHPLARAYDGFVLELYFGFGPPIVGGEQAMTLNEPGSIPGPDDHAAANLLRDDLDVPVMIVDSELEAEVLRPAHQPDTDLFRCWEIAGTTHVSEQYVRRSMVRTEKELGTANSMLLTGGMNRVPFLPVLEAAYRHMVTWVDGGPPPPSQPLIEFVDTAVRRDRLGIAQGGIRLPQVRVPLARHDAVPLGADLVTWLCGSSTPFTPLAISLMYGDEQAYLARFEEAARDACAAGVLLERDVPALVAEARDDYRRFTTATAGAE, encoded by the coding sequence GTGCACAACGACAGAAAGTGGCATCCGATGACGAATGTCCGCACCACGGTGGTGAGCGGCCCGATCACGGGCGGGAAGGGACGGGTTTTCTTCCCGCCGCTGGCCGATCTGGATTCGTACGGTTACGTCGAGGAGGAGTTCTTCCTCGAAGGAGACGCGGTGCGGTACGCGCCGTGCGAGGGCGCGGAGTTCGGCTGGGACGGGCGCTGGCGCGCCGAGCCGGTGGAGAGCGCGCCCTTCAAGACCAGGATCATGGTGTACCGACCGGCCGATCCCGAGCGGTTCAACGGCACGGTGTTCGTGTGCTGGAACAACGTCTCCGGCACCATCGACAACATGACCGGCCTGTCCGTCGAGATGCTCGAAAGTGGTTGTGCCGCAGTCGGAGTCACGGTGCAGCGGTCCGGTGTCCACGGCACGCCCGACGATCGCCGGGGCCTGGTGGACTGGGACCCCGAGCGGTACGGCACACTGTCGCACCCCGGCGACGACTACTCCTTCGACATCTTCACCCAGGCCGCGCGTGCCATCGGCCCCGACCGGGACCGCTCGGTGGACCCGATGGGCGGGCTGCCGGTCCGCAAGCTCATCGCGCACGGGCAGTCGCAGTCGGCCGGGCGCGTCGCGACCTATATCAACGCCGTCCATCCGCTGGCACGGGCCTACGACGGTTTCGTCCTGGAGTTGTACTTCGGCTTCGGTCCGCCGATCGTCGGCGGCGAGCAAGCCATGACCCTGAACGAGCCGGGCTCGATCCCGGGCCCAGACGACCACGCCGCCGCCAACCTGCTGCGGGACGACCTGGACGTGCCGGTCATGATCGTCGACTCCGAACTGGAGGCCGAGGTGCTCCGCCCGGCCCACCAGCCCGACACCGATCTGTTCCGCTGCTGGGAGATCGCCGGTACGACCCACGTCTCCGAGCAGTACGTGCGACGCAGCATGGTGCGCACGGAGAAGGAACTCGGCACCGCGAACAGCATGTTGCTGACCGGCGGGATGAACCGCGTGCCGTTCCTGCCGGTGCTCGAGGCCGCGTACCGGCACATGGTGACGTGGGTCGACGGCGGACCGCCGCCGCCGTCGCAGCCGCTGATCGAGTTCGTGGACACGGCCGTGCGGCGCGATCGTCTCGGTATCGCGCAGGGCGGCATCCGGCTTCCGCAGGTTCGGGTTCCGCTGGCCAGACACGACGCGGTTCCGCTCGGCGCGGACCTGGTGACCTGGCTCTGTGGCTCGAGCACGCCGTTCACGCCGCTCGCCATCTCGTTGATGTACGGCGACGAGCAGGCGTACCTCGCCCGGTTCGAGGAGGCCGCCCGCGATGCCTGCGCCGCCGGGGTCCTGCTCGAACGCGACGTGCCCGCACTGGTGGCGGAGGCGCGCGACGACTACCGGCGCTTCACGACCGCGACCGCCGGTGCGGAATGA
- a CDS encoding acetyl-CoA acetyltransferase, whose amino-acid sequence MTLATQFGTDVLLIGWGHSRFGKLDEDVEDLVVSVAREAITSANVEPGEIDAIFVGQFNPGLTPLVFTSSLALQLSPDLFGVPATRVENACASGSAALHQGVNALLAGTARTVLVVGVEKMTHASPEQIGAGLLGADYDSAGHPSSTGFAGLFADVAQHYGKRYGDCGDVLGTIAAKNHRNGVRNPYAQLRKDLGEKFCRTVSDKNPLVASPLRRTDCSPVSDGAAAVVLSTRARKASAVRLRGFAQANDFLPGAARDPLAFAGSRVAWQRALAMAEVRRDDLSFIELHDCFTIAELRLYEVLGLAEDGRGGELLADGTVHPHGRLPVNVSGGLKAKGHPVGATGVSQHVVAAQQLTGTAGDMQLPSPRLAAVHNMGGLAVANYVSVLETI is encoded by the coding sequence ATGACGCTCGCGACACAATTCGGCACCGACGTCCTGCTGATCGGCTGGGGGCACTCGCGATTCGGCAAGCTCGACGAGGACGTCGAAGATCTCGTCGTATCCGTCGCCCGTGAGGCGATCACCAGTGCGAATGTCGAGCCGGGGGAAATCGACGCGATCTTCGTCGGCCAGTTCAATCCCGGCCTGACGCCACTGGTCTTCACCTCCTCGCTGGCATTGCAGCTGTCACCGGACCTGTTCGGGGTCCCCGCCACCCGCGTCGAGAACGCGTGCGCGTCCGGTTCGGCCGCGCTGCATCAGGGCGTCAACGCCCTGCTCGCCGGTACCGCGCGGACCGTGCTGGTCGTCGGCGTGGAGAAGATGACGCACGCCTCGCCCGAACAGATCGGTGCGGGCCTGCTGGGCGCCGACTACGACAGCGCCGGACATCCGTCCTCGACCGGCTTCGCCGGGTTGTTCGCGGACGTCGCGCAGCACTACGGCAAACGCTACGGCGATTGCGGCGACGTGCTCGGCACGATCGCCGCGAAGAACCACCGCAACGGTGTTCGCAACCCGTACGCGCAGTTGCGCAAGGACCTCGGTGAGAAGTTCTGCCGGACGGTGTCCGACAAGAATCCGCTGGTCGCCTCGCCCTTGCGCCGGACGGACTGTTCGCCGGTCTCCGACGGCGCGGCCGCGGTCGTGCTGTCGACCAGGGCGCGGAAGGCGTCCGCGGTGCGGTTGCGGGGCTTCGCGCAGGCGAACGATTTCCTGCCGGGCGCCGCGCGCGACCCGTTGGCGTTCGCGGGCAGCCGGGTGGCCTGGCAGCGCGCGCTCGCGATGGCGGAGGTGCGGCGTGACGACCTGTCCTTCATCGAACTGCACGACTGCTTCACCATCGCCGAACTGCGGCTGTACGAAGTGCTCGGTCTGGCCGAGGACGGGCGCGGCGGTGAACTGCTCGCCGACGGCACGGTCCATCCGCACGGCCGACTTCCGGTGAATGTGTCGGGCGGACTCAAGGCCAAGGGCCACCCGGTCGGCGCCACCGGCGTCAGCCAGCACGTGGTCGCCGCGCAGCAGCTGACGGGCACCGCCGGAGATATGCAACTGCCGTCGCCGCGGCTCGCCGCGGTTCACAACATGGGCGGCCTGGCGGTCGCGAACTACGTCAGCGTCCTCGAAACGATCTGA
- a CDS encoding SDR family NAD(P)-dependent oxidoreductase, producing MSVDLGLEGRVVLVTGGGGGIGQATALELARHGAVLAVVESQEDAGKATVAAIEATGGTACGFVADVRDEESMDAAVSGAESALGPIHGVVTCAGLAKPSPAESMPLEDWENVLSVNITGTFLTARLAARRMLPRGEGAMVLIGSTDSFGGQDGRANYAASKHAIVGLAKSLAYDWGPRGIRVNVVCPGPVDTPMMRSATAATGIVPEQLYLPRTPLGHLTSPLDQARAITYLLSDYSANITGAILPVDSGLTAGFLSDLPVPATGGQR from the coding sequence GTGTCGGTTGATCTCGGTTTGGAAGGCCGCGTCGTCCTGGTGACGGGCGGCGGTGGCGGTATCGGCCAGGCGACCGCGCTCGAACTCGCGCGGCACGGTGCGGTGCTCGCCGTCGTCGAGTCGCAGGAGGACGCGGGCAAGGCGACGGTCGCGGCGATCGAGGCCACCGGCGGGACCGCGTGCGGCTTCGTCGCCGACGTCCGCGACGAGGAGTCGATGGATGCGGCGGTGAGCGGGGCCGAGTCCGCCCTCGGACCCATCCACGGGGTGGTGACATGCGCGGGCCTGGCCAAGCCGTCGCCCGCGGAGTCGATGCCGCTGGAGGACTGGGAGAACGTCCTTTCGGTGAACATCACCGGGACATTCCTGACCGCGCGGCTCGCGGCGCGGCGCATGCTGCCCCGCGGCGAGGGCGCGATGGTGCTGATCGGATCCACCGACTCGTTCGGGGGACAGGACGGCCGGGCGAACTACGCCGCGAGCAAACACGCGATCGTCGGGCTCGCCAAATCACTCGCCTACGACTGGGGACCGCGCGGCATCCGAGTCAACGTGGTGTGCCCCGGACCCGTGGACACGCCGATGATGCGGTCGGCGACCGCGGCGACCGGCATCGTGCCCGAACAGCTGTACCTGCCGAGGACTCCGCTCGGACACCTCACGAGTCCCCTCGACCAGGCGCGTGCCATCACCTACCTGCTCTCGGACTACTCCGCCAACATCACCGGCGCGATCCTTCCGGTCGACAGCGGGCTGACCGCGGGCTTCCTCTCCGATCTCCCGGTCCCGGCGACAGGCGGACAGCGATGA
- a CDS encoding enoyl-CoA hydratase: protein MSTTESDVIRYEIVAPRVARITLAKPNTRNAQDTTFLYDLNAAFDRGAQDDDVSVIVLNAEGPHFSAGHDLREQDYPAAMAKHDTVGTWCGFGCEGAEGHMAREKEIYLGFSERWRNIPKPTIAAVHGKVIAGGLMLAWPCDLIVAADDAEFIDNTLAMGVNGVEFFHHPWEMGVRQAKEMLFTSEVITADNAYRLGMVNHVVPRAELEAATLELAERIARMPLFALKLTKESINAAQDAQGRPQAMQTSFALHQLAHTHNRVRFGDLIDPNFTRP, encoded by the coding sequence ATGAGCACCACGGAATCCGACGTCATCCGGTACGAGATCGTCGCGCCCCGCGTCGCCCGCATCACACTCGCGAAGCCGAACACCCGCAACGCGCAGGACACGACGTTCCTGTACGACCTGAATGCCGCCTTCGACCGTGGCGCGCAGGACGACGATGTCTCCGTCATAGTCCTGAACGCCGAGGGGCCGCACTTCTCCGCGGGCCATGATCTGCGCGAACAGGACTATCCGGCGGCAATGGCGAAGCACGACACGGTCGGGACCTGGTGCGGATTCGGCTGCGAAGGCGCCGAGGGCCACATGGCGCGAGAGAAGGAGATCTATCTCGGCTTCTCCGAGCGCTGGCGCAACATCCCGAAACCCACGATCGCCGCCGTCCACGGCAAGGTCATCGCGGGCGGGCTCATGCTGGCCTGGCCCTGCGATCTGATCGTCGCCGCCGACGACGCGGAGTTCATCGACAACACCCTCGCTATGGGAGTCAACGGCGTCGAATTCTTCCATCACCCTTGGGAAATGGGCGTTCGCCAGGCCAAGGAGATGCTCTTCACCTCCGAGGTGATCACCGCCGACAACGCGTACCGGCTCGGCATGGTCAATCACGTCGTGCCGCGTGCGGAGCTCGAGGCCGCGACGCTCGAACTCGCCGAGCGGATCGCCCGGATGCCGCTGTTCGCGCTGAAACTCACCAAGGAGTCGATCAACGCCGCACAGGACGCCCAGGGCCGACCTCAGGCGATGCAGACATCGTTCGCCCTGCATCAGCTCGCCCATACCCACAACCGCGTCCGCTTCGGTGACCTGATCGATCCGAACTTCACGCGGCCGTAG
- a CDS encoding SDR family NAD(P)-dependent oxidoreductase: MITLSGRTAFITGGARGIGFGIASALAGRGVSVAIADVDQDALDHAQKELAQTTDVRAYRLDVRDRDAYAEIADAVEDALGPVTVVVNNAGVLDSISPAQMDHTMWDYVMGVNAGGVYNGIQAFVPRMIRRGDTGHVVNTSSVSGLYVGGPGLLYRSGFLYHASKFAVVGLSDSLRLELAHHGIGVSVLCPGPVATGIVENTRRRRPDNAPTHSSKITSILETAHEALNDEGLPPSVVGEMVTDAIVHDRPYILTESVSAGPIRDRADALLAAVPTLPFTPEEDR, from the coding sequence GTGATCACACTCTCGGGCCGAACGGCCTTCATCACCGGCGGCGCCCGCGGCATCGGCTTCGGCATCGCGAGCGCGCTCGCCGGGCGTGGTGTGTCCGTCGCGATCGCCGACGTCGATCAGGACGCGCTCGACCACGCGCAGAAGGAGCTGGCACAGACCACCGACGTGCGGGCCTACCGGCTCGACGTCCGCGATCGCGACGCCTACGCCGAGATCGCGGACGCCGTCGAGGACGCACTCGGACCGGTGACCGTGGTGGTGAACAACGCCGGAGTGCTCGATTCGATCTCGCCCGCGCAGATGGACCACACGATGTGGGACTACGTGATGGGCGTCAACGCGGGCGGCGTCTACAACGGCATCCAGGCGTTCGTGCCGCGGATGATCCGGCGCGGGGACACCGGCCACGTGGTCAACACCTCGTCGGTCTCCGGCCTCTACGTCGGGGGACCGGGGCTGTTGTATCGCTCCGGCTTCCTTTATCACGCATCGAAATTCGCGGTGGTCGGGTTGAGCGACTCGCTGCGTCTGGAACTCGCGCACCACGGCATCGGCGTGAGCGTGCTGTGCCCGGGGCCGGTGGCGACCGGCATCGTGGAGAACACCCGGCGCCGCCGCCCCGACAACGCGCCCACGCACTCGAGCAAGATCACCTCGATCCTCGAGACCGCGCACGAGGCGTTGAACGACGAGGGACTGCCGCCCTCGGTGGTCGGCGAGATGGTGACCGACGCGATCGTGCACGACCGCCCGTACATCCTGACCGAAAGCGTCTCGGCAGGCCCGATCCGCGACCGCGCCGACGCGCTCCTCGCGGCCGTCCCGACATTGCCCTTCACCCCTGAGGAGGACCGATGA